A portion of the Achromobacter sp. MFA1 R4 genome contains these proteins:
- a CDS encoding tartrate dehydrogenase, with product MAKKHKIAVLPGDGIGKEVVPEGLKVLDAVATRFDIAFQWDHFDWSCDYYAKHGKMMPDDWKAQIGQHEAIFFGSIGWPATVPDHEALWGSLFKFRREFDQYINLRPVRLMPGVPSPLANRQPGEIDFFIVRENTEGEYSNSGGRLFEGTDREVVIQESVFTRIGAERVLKFAFELAQKRGKHLTAATKSNGISISMPWWDERVAEMAGNYPDVRWDKYHIDILCAHFVQHPDWFDVVVASNLFGDILSDLGPACTGTIGIAPSANLNPERKFPSLFEPVHGSAPDIYGKGIANPIGQIWSGALMLDFLGYPDASAAVVKAIESVLADGPRTRDMKGNASTAEVGDAIASLVKAG from the coding sequence GTGGCTAAGAAACACAAGATTGCAGTGCTTCCAGGAGACGGGATCGGCAAGGAGGTCGTGCCGGAAGGGTTGAAGGTGCTCGATGCGGTGGCGACGCGGTTCGATATCGCGTTCCAGTGGGACCACTTCGACTGGAGCTGCGACTACTACGCCAAGCATGGCAAGATGATGCCCGACGACTGGAAGGCGCAGATCGGCCAGCACGAAGCCATTTTCTTCGGCTCGATCGGCTGGCCCGCCACGGTGCCCGACCACGAGGCGCTGTGGGGCTCGCTCTTCAAGTTCCGCCGTGAATTCGACCAGTACATCAACCTGCGCCCGGTGCGCCTGATGCCTGGCGTGCCGTCGCCGCTTGCCAACCGTCAGCCCGGCGAGATCGATTTCTTCATCGTGCGCGAGAACACCGAAGGCGAATACTCCAATAGCGGCGGCCGCCTGTTCGAGGGCACCGACCGCGAGGTGGTGATCCAGGAAAGCGTGTTCACGCGCATTGGCGCCGAGCGCGTGCTGAAGTTCGCGTTCGAATTGGCGCAAAAGCGCGGCAAGCACCTGACCGCGGCCACCAAGTCCAATGGCATTTCGATTTCGATGCCCTGGTGGGACGAGCGCGTCGCCGAGATGGCCGGGAACTATCCGGACGTGCGCTGGGACAAATATCACATCGATATCCTGTGCGCGCACTTCGTGCAGCATCCCGACTGGTTCGACGTGGTGGTGGCCTCCAACCTGTTCGGAGACATTCTCTCCGACCTGGGACCGGCATGCACCGGCACGATCGGTATCGCCCCGTCTGCAAACCTGAACCCGGAGCGCAAGTTCCCGTCGCTCTTCGAACCGGTGCATGGTTCGGCGCCCGACATCTATGGCAAGGGCATCGCCAACCCGATCGGGCAGATCTGGAGCGGGGCATTGATGCTGGATTTCTTGGGGTATCCCGACGCTTCGGCCGCGGTCGTGAAGGCGATCGAATCCGTGCTGGCTGACGGGCCGCGGACGCGGGATATGAAAGGCAACGCCTCGACGGCCGAAGTCGGCGACGCAATCGCGTCGCTGGTCAAGGCTGGTTGA
- a CDS encoding DHA2 family efflux MFS transporter permease subunit: MSTAAQPAGAGAPGDAARPPGTYPPLEGATRIIGSIALSTAVFMNVLDTSIANVSIPTISGDLGVSSSQGTWVITSFAVANAITVPLTGWLTQRFGQVRLFLISTLLFVVASWLCGFSPSLEALIAFRVLQGAVAGPMIPLSQALMLASFPKAKAGMALAIWSMTTLVAPVAGPLLGGWISDNYTWPWIFYINVPVGLLAAWISWRIYGKRESLTRKLPIDKLGLVLLVVWVGALQIMLDKGKELDWFASPTIIALAAIAFVAFVFFLIWELTDAHPVVDLRLFKIRNFTVGALTLAVAYGVFFGNVVLLPLWLQSNMGYTATYAGLVTAPVGLLAILLTPIVGKMLATRDPRQIVTVAFLIFALVCFMRSGFNTQTDVRTLMIPTIIQGAAMAAFFVPLTSITLSSIEPWRIPAASGLSNFLRLTAGAFGTSISTTLWENRATLHHAQLTEVAKPGQQAFDQTMNTLQNGLGVTHQQALTMVDGLINAQAFTMSATDVFYASALIFLLLTGLVWFARPRSAKAGGDGAAEAAAGAH, translated from the coding sequence ATGAGCACCGCCGCCCAGCCCGCGGGCGCAGGCGCGCCCGGTGACGCCGCCCGCCCGCCGGGCACCTACCCGCCCCTGGAGGGCGCGACCCGCATCATCGGCTCCATCGCGCTGTCCACCGCCGTCTTCATGAACGTGCTGGACACCTCGATCGCGAACGTGTCCATCCCCACGATATCCGGCGACCTTGGCGTGAGTTCCAGCCAGGGCACCTGGGTCATCACGTCGTTCGCGGTGGCCAACGCCATCACCGTGCCGCTCACGGGCTGGCTGACGCAACGCTTCGGCCAGGTGCGCCTGTTCCTGATTTCCACCCTGCTCTTCGTGGTGGCCTCCTGGCTGTGCGGCTTCTCGCCGTCGCTGGAGGCGTTGATCGCCTTTCGCGTGCTGCAAGGAGCGGTGGCGGGCCCGATGATTCCGCTGTCGCAAGCGCTGATGCTGGCCAGCTTCCCGAAGGCCAAGGCGGGCATGGCGCTGGCGATCTGGTCCATGACCACGCTGGTGGCCCCAGTGGCCGGGCCGTTGCTGGGCGGATGGATCTCGGACAACTACACCTGGCCCTGGATCTTCTACATCAACGTGCCGGTGGGCCTGCTGGCCGCCTGGATCAGTTGGCGCATCTACGGCAAGCGCGAATCCCTGACCCGCAAGCTGCCCATCGACAAGCTCGGCCTCGTCCTGCTCGTGGTCTGGGTGGGTGCGCTGCAGATCATGCTGGACAAGGGCAAGGAACTGGACTGGTTCGCCAGTCCGACCATCATCGCGCTGGCGGCGATCGCCTTCGTGGCCTTCGTGTTCTTCCTGATCTGGGAACTGACCGACGCCCACCCCGTGGTCGACCTGCGGCTGTTCAAGATCCGAAACTTCACGGTCGGCGCGTTGACGCTGGCGGTGGCCTATGGCGTCTTCTTCGGCAACGTGGTGCTGCTGCCCCTGTGGCTGCAAAGCAATATGGGCTACACCGCGACCTACGCGGGTCTGGTGACCGCCCCCGTCGGCCTGCTCGCCATCCTGCTCACGCCCATCGTGGGCAAGATGCTGGCCACGCGTGATCCCAGGCAGATCGTGACCGTCGCCTTCCTGATCTTTGCGCTGGTCTGCTTCATGCGCTCGGGCTTCAACACCCAGACGGACGTGCGCACGCTGATGATCCCGACCATCATCCAGGGCGCGGCGATGGCGGCGTTCTTCGTGCCGCTCACCTCCATCACGCTGTCCAGCATCGAGCCATGGCGCATCCCGGCGGCGTCGGGCCTGTCGAACTTCCTGCGGTTGACGGCGGGCGCGTTCGGCACGTCGATCTCCACCACGCTGTGGGAAAACCGCGCAACCCTGCACCACGCGCAGTTGACCGAGGTTGCCAAGCCGGGCCAGCAGGCGTTCGACCAGACCATGAACACCCTGCAGAACGGGCTGGGCGTCACGCATCAACAGGCGCTCACGATGGTCGACGGCCTGATCAACGCGCAGGCCTTCACGATGTCGGCGACGGACGTGTTCTATGCGTCCGCGCTCATCTTCCTGCTGCTGACGGGCCTGGTCTGGTTCGCCCGGCCCCGGTCGGCCAAGGCGGGCGGCGACGGCGCGGCGGAAGCGGCGGCGGGCGCCCACTGA
- a CDS encoding efflux RND transporter periplasmic adaptor subunit, whose product MNAATPSTHPARKRLLLMATGAFIVVAIAYGIWWALFGAHFESTDDAYVHGNLVQITPQVPGTVVAIEADDTETVTAGQPLVRLDPADTDIALQQAQAKLAQTVRQVQTYYVQNDALAADVDLRNADILRAQAELTRAQSDVKRRQQLAKSGGVSGEEILHAEVALKSAQSGVAQAKAALAAAKAKLATNQALTQGTSVAEHPDVRQAAAELRNAWLAQSRTVLPAPVGGVIARRSAQVGQRVAPGAALMTVVPLDQVWVEANFKEGQLRKMRIGQPVKMVADLYGSSVTYHGTVAGLDAGTGSAFALLPAQNATGNWIKVVQRVPVRITLDPEDLKQHPLRVGLSMDVEVDVGKDDGAPLAQVARKEPAWSTRAFEPAHKEVDAMIGKIIAANLAS is encoded by the coding sequence ATGAACGCTGCCACTCCCTCGACCCATCCCGCCCGTAAACGCCTGCTGCTGATGGCGACCGGGGCCTTTATCGTTGTCGCCATCGCCTACGGCATCTGGTGGGCGCTGTTCGGCGCGCACTTCGAAAGCACCGACGATGCCTACGTGCACGGCAACCTGGTGCAGATCACGCCGCAGGTGCCCGGCACCGTGGTGGCCATCGAAGCCGACGACACCGAAACCGTCACCGCCGGCCAGCCGCTGGTGCGACTGGATCCCGCCGATACGGACATCGCCCTGCAGCAGGCGCAGGCCAAGCTGGCCCAGACGGTGCGCCAGGTGCAGACCTATTACGTGCAGAACGATGCGCTCGCCGCCGACGTCGACCTGCGCAATGCCGACATCCTGCGCGCCCAGGCCGAGCTGACCCGCGCGCAGAGCGACGTGAAGCGCCGCCAGCAGCTCGCCAAGTCGGGCGGCGTCAGCGGCGAGGAAATCCTGCACGCCGAGGTGGCCCTGAAGTCCGCCCAGTCCGGCGTCGCGCAGGCCAAGGCGGCGTTGGCCGCCGCGAAGGCCAAGCTGGCGACCAACCAGGCCTTGACGCAAGGCACTTCCGTGGCCGAGCACCCCGATGTGCGCCAGGCGGCCGCCGAGCTGCGCAACGCCTGGCTGGCGCAATCGCGCACCGTGCTGCCCGCGCCCGTCGGCGGCGTCATCGCGCGCCGCAGCGCGCAGGTCGGCCAGCGCGTCGCCCCCGGCGCCGCGCTGATGACCGTCGTGCCGCTGGACCAGGTCTGGGTCGAGGCCAATTTCAAGGAAGGCCAGTTGCGCAAGATGCGCATCGGCCAGCCGGTCAAGATGGTGGCCGACCTGTACGGCAGCTCCGTGACCTACCACGGCACCGTCGCCGGCCTGGACGCCGGCACGGGCAGCGCCTTTGCCCTGCTCCCCGCGCAGAACGCCACCGGCAACTGGATCAAGGTCGTGCAGCGCGTACCCGTGCGCATCACGCTCGATCCCGAAGACCTGAAGCAGCATCCGCTGCGCGTGGGCCTGTCGATGGACGTGGAAGTCGACGTGGGCAAGGACGACGGCGCGCCGCTGGCCCAGGTCGCGCGCAAGGAACCGGCATGGTCGACGCGCGCGTTCGAGCCCGCGCATAAGGAAGTCGACGCCATGATCGGCAAGATCATCGCCGCCAACCTCGCATCATGA
- a CDS encoding efflux transporter outer membrane subunit has translation MKRLLSTVMVLALGGCALMEPAPQPVAALDAAKLGLTGQTADWPATHWWERYGDPQLNALMAEALANSPSMSAAQARLAKANAAVGIARAPLLPRVDAGYTLTREHLSKDYIYPAPLGGSVVSDNRLALDFSYELDFWGKNRSRLQSAVSQQEAASADAQAARNLLASATVRAYLNLQNAFAQRDVLNRVISQRAEVLSLTQGRYTAGLDTQVEVKQAESSLASGKVELTQIETTLAQLRNQVAALAGAGPQRGQDLVQVTLTAPSGSIPSSVPLDLLGRRPDVTAARWRAEAARHAIDTAKAEFYPNVNLAAFVGFQAIGTGNLLGADARMAGFGPAITLPIFHGGELNANLAGRRADADLAVSDYNQTVLDAAHQVADALDGLRLLDQEKAQQRQAREAIEAAYALAVDRYKAGMGNYITVLIAQTGVLTQARLDTDLRIRAYQLDANLATALGGGYAPPAEPAPNSIH, from the coding sequence ATGAAACGCCTTTTATCTACCGTAATGGTGCTGGCCCTCGGCGGTTGCGCGCTGATGGAACCGGCGCCGCAGCCCGTCGCGGCGCTGGACGCGGCCAAGCTTGGGCTGACCGGCCAGACCGCCGACTGGCCTGCCACGCATTGGTGGGAGCGCTACGGCGATCCGCAGCTCAATGCCCTGATGGCCGAAGCGCTGGCAAACAGTCCGTCGATGAGCGCCGCGCAGGCGCGCCTGGCCAAGGCCAACGCAGCGGTCGGCATCGCGCGCGCGCCCTTGTTGCCCCGCGTGGACGCGGGCTACACGCTCACCCGCGAGCATCTGTCCAAGGACTACATCTACCCCGCGCCGCTGGGCGGTTCCGTCGTCAGCGACAACCGGCTGGCGCTGGACTTCAGCTATGAACTGGATTTCTGGGGCAAGAACCGCTCGCGCCTGCAGTCCGCGGTGTCGCAGCAGGAAGCCGCCAGCGCCGACGCGCAAGCCGCGCGCAACCTGCTGGCCAGCGCCACCGTGCGCGCCTACCTGAACCTGCAGAACGCCTTTGCGCAGCGCGACGTGCTGAACCGGGTGATTTCGCAGCGCGCCGAAGTGCTGTCGCTGACCCAGGGCCGCTACACGGCGGGGCTGGACACCCAGGTCGAGGTCAAGCAGGCGGAATCGTCCCTCGCCTCGGGCAAGGTCGAACTGACCCAGATCGAAACCACGCTGGCGCAATTGCGCAACCAGGTCGCCGCGCTGGCGGGCGCCGGTCCGCAGCGCGGGCAGGACCTGGTCCAGGTCACGCTGACCGCGCCTTCGGGCAGCATTCCGTCCAGCGTTCCGCTCGATCTGCTGGGGCGTCGTCCCGACGTAACGGCCGCGCGCTGGCGCGCCGAGGCCGCGCGCCACGCCATCGACACGGCCAAGGCCGAGTTCTATCCCAACGTGAACCTGGCCGCTTTCGTGGGCTTCCAGGCCATCGGCACCGGCAACCTGCTGGGCGCCGACGCCCGCATGGCCGGCTTTGGCCCGGCCATCACGCTTCCCATCTTCCACGGCGGCGAGCTCAACGCCAACCTGGCAGGCCGCCGCGCCGATGCCGACCTGGCCGTGTCGGACTACAACCAGACCGTGCTGGACGCCGCGCATCAGGTCGCCGACGCGCTGGATGGCCTGCGCCTGCTGGACCAGGAAAAAGCCCAGCAACGCCAGGCGCGGGAGGCCATCGAGGCGGCCTACGCCCTGGCCGTCGATCGCTACAAGGCGGGCATGGGCAACTACATCACCGTGCTGATCGCGCAGACGGGCGTCCTCACCCAGGCTCGCCTGGACACCGATCTGCGCATCCGCGCCTACCAGCTCGACGCCAACCTGGCCACCGCCCTGGGCGGCGGCTACGCGCCCCCGGCCGAGCCCGCCCCGAACTCCATTCATTGA
- a CDS encoding MarR family winged helix-turn-helix transcriptional regulator produces MTAAPSPSTSEPSESPVHYRSDTRSMADDNAGFLIKLVYHSLTRMLDQEMAPLDLTAMQWRPLAMVFLGRADTPAELARLNDMDTGAMTRALDRLEAKGLLRRNRCQEDRRVVKIELTELGETKARQIPANIARALNHHLRGFSTDEVAQLMHFLRRMIANGSASGSPAER; encoded by the coding sequence ATGACTGCCGCGCCTTCCCCCTCCACGTCCGAACCTTCCGAGTCTCCCGTTCATTACCGCAGCGACACGCGCAGCATGGCGGACGACAACGCGGGCTTCCTGATCAAGCTGGTCTATCACTCCCTGACCCGCATGCTGGACCAGGAAATGGCGCCGCTCGATCTCACCGCCATGCAGTGGCGGCCGCTGGCCATGGTGTTCCTGGGCCGCGCCGACACGCCTGCCGAACTGGCGCGGCTCAACGACATGGACACCGGCGCCATGACCCGCGCCCTGGACCGCCTGGAAGCCAAGGGCCTGCTGCGCCGCAACCGCTGCCAGGAGGACCGCCGCGTGGTCAAGATCGAACTCACCGAACTGGGCGAAACCAAGGCCCGCCAGATCCCCGCGAACATCGCCCGCGCCCTCAATCACCACCTGCGCGGCTTCTCCACCGACGAAGTCGCCCAGCTCATGCATTTTCTGCGGCGGATGATCGCCAACGGGTCCGCATCCGGCTCGCCCGCCGAACGCTGA
- a CDS encoding DMT family transporter has translation MTRHRALTYIHIAAVLFGLTGVFGELIQASAAVITLGRAAFAVMALGIFARMRRKPLLGVLTPAQLFVLVIAGALLAAHWVTFFISVKVGGIAIATLGFASFPAFITLFEGLLFRERVRLAEWLLLGLVTAGLVLVTPSFDLADQGTIGLAWGLLSGLSFALLALSNRRSASGMDPMQVSCWQNLVVALVMVPFAVGQLPAVPALDWFWLALLGIFCTGLSHYLFVSSLTRLNARSAGLVIALEPVYAIAFAWVLFSQQPTPRMLAGAALIVAAIVWSGLRKQTPPSSAAEAPSKIQP, from the coding sequence ATGACCCGACACCGCGCCCTCACCTACATCCATATCGCCGCCGTGCTGTTCGGGCTGACCGGAGTCTTTGGCGAACTGATCCAGGCGAGCGCCGCGGTCATCACGCTGGGCAGGGCGGCGTTCGCCGTCATGGCGCTGGGCATCTTCGCGCGCATGCGGCGCAAGCCGCTCCTGGGCGTGCTCACCCCGGCGCAATTGTTCGTCCTGGTGATCGCCGGCGCGCTACTTGCCGCACACTGGGTCACGTTCTTCATTTCCGTGAAAGTGGGCGGCATCGCCATCGCGACGCTTGGCTTTGCCAGCTTTCCGGCGTTCATCACCCTCTTTGAAGGCCTGTTATTCCGCGAACGCGTCCGCCTGGCCGAATGGCTGCTGCTGGGGCTGGTCACCGCGGGCCTGGTGCTGGTCACCCCGTCGTTCGACCTGGCCGACCAGGGCACCATCGGCCTCGCGTGGGGCCTGCTGTCGGGCCTGAGCTTTGCGCTGCTGGCGTTGAGCAACCGGCGGTCGGCCTCGGGCATGGACCCGATGCAGGTGTCATGCTGGCAGAACCTGGTGGTTGCGCTGGTGATGGTGCCCTTCGCGGTCGGCCAACTGCCCGCCGTGCCCGCGCTGGACTGGTTCTGGCTGGCGCTGCTGGGTATCTTCTGCACCGGGCTGTCGCACTACCTGTTCGTGTCCAGCCTTACGCGCCTGAATGCCCGCAGCGCCGGCCTGGTGATCGCGCTGGAACCCGTCTATGCGATTGCCTTCGCCTGGGTGCTGTTCAGCCAGCAGCCCACGCCGCGCATGCTGGCGGGCGCCGCGCTCATCGTGGCCGCCATCGTGTGGTCGGGGCTGCGCAAGCAGACGCCGCCGTCCTCCGCCGCCGAAGCGCCCTCGAAGATACAGCCTTGA
- a CDS encoding DMT family transporter, with protein MNRIAKLTALPLASGRAAGIAMAVLGAILFSAKAIVVKFTYRYGIDAVTLIAFRMLFAMPFFAAVAWHQSRRAARGEIVVMTTKERVQVCVLGLLGYYLSSFLDFLGLRYITASLERLILFLSPSLVVLLSAIWFKRPIERRQWLAMVLSYAGVVLVFAHDLSFGGGGEVLLGSLFVFGSAASYSVYLICSGELIKRIGPTRLVAYAMLVSCVACIIQFFVVHPPSMLIQPAAVYKYSIIHATLNTVVPVFMLMWAVSLIGAPTASLLGMVGPVSVLFLASWFLDEPITVWQMAGTVLVLAGVFALMGGGAARPAARQDDRQSPR; from the coding sequence ATGAATCGTATTGCCAAGCTTACGGCGCTTCCGCTGGCCTCCGGCCGCGCCGCCGGAATCGCCATGGCCGTGCTTGGCGCGATCCTCTTTTCCGCCAAGGCCATCGTCGTCAAATTCACCTACCGCTACGGCATCGACGCGGTCACCCTGATCGCCTTTCGGATGCTGTTCGCCATGCCGTTCTTCGCGGCGGTGGCCTGGCACCAGTCCCGCCGCGCGGCGCGGGGCGAAATCGTCGTGATGACCACCAAAGAGCGCGTGCAGGTGTGCGTGCTTGGCCTCCTGGGCTATTACCTTTCCAGTTTCCTGGACTTCCTGGGCCTGCGCTACATCACGGCCAGCCTCGAACGCCTGATCCTGTTCCTGTCTCCCTCGCTCGTCGTCCTGTTGTCCGCGATCTGGTTCAAGCGTCCGATCGAGCGCCGGCAATGGCTGGCCATGGTGCTGTCCTACGCCGGCGTGGTGCTGGTGTTCGCGCACGACCTGTCGTTCGGCGGGGGCGGCGAGGTGCTGTTAGGGTCTTTGTTCGTTTTCGGCTCCGCCGCGAGCTATTCTGTGTACCTCATCTGTTCCGGGGAACTGATCAAGCGGATCGGTCCGACGCGGCTGGTGGCGTACGCGATGCTCGTGTCGTGCGTGGCGTGCATCATCCAGTTCTTCGTCGTGCATCCGCCGTCGATGCTGATCCAGCCTGCCGCGGTCTATAAATATTCGATCATCCATGCCACGCTCAACACCGTGGTGCCGGTGTTCATGCTGATGTGGGCGGTATCGCTGATCGGCGCGCCGACGGCATCGCTGCTGGGCATGGTCGGGCCGGTATCGGTGCTGTTCCTGGCGTCATGGTTCCTGGACGAGCCCATTACGGTGTGGCAGATGGCCGGAACCGTGCTGGTGCTGGCGGGCGTGTTCGCATTGATGGGCGGCGGCGCGGCCCGGCCGGCCGCGAGGCAGGACGACCGGCAATCTCCGCGGTGA
- a CDS encoding quinone oxidoreductase has translation MASNLVKAIRIEQHGGPEVLKLVEVEVPPPAANEVTIEQHAAGLNFIDIYYRTGLYPHPLPHGLGFEGAGVVTAVGADVKHLKKGDRVAYGQSPLGAYAQARNVPAAQVVKVPKGIAFDEAAALMLKGLTVQYLFRQTYRLQGGETILFHAAAGGVGLIACQWAKALGVKLIGTVSSPEKAELARANGAWETIDYSRENVVERVLELTGGKKVPVVYDGVGKDTWETSLDCIEPRGLMVSFGNASGPVAGVNLAVLNQKGSLYVTRPSLGIHVNTLEKLQSASEELFDLVLKKKIKVRIDQRYSLDQAGEAQTALASRKTTGATVLTLD, from the coding sequence ATGGCCAGCAATCTCGTCAAGGCAATTCGTATCGAGCAGCACGGTGGTCCCGAAGTCCTGAAGCTGGTTGAGGTGGAAGTTCCGCCGCCGGCCGCCAACGAAGTCACGATCGAGCAGCACGCTGCCGGGCTGAACTTCATCGATATCTATTACCGCACGGGCTTGTATCCGCATCCGCTGCCGCATGGCCTGGGCTTCGAAGGCGCCGGCGTGGTGACCGCCGTGGGCGCCGACGTCAAGCACCTGAAGAAGGGCGACCGCGTCGCCTACGGCCAGAGCCCCTTGGGCGCGTACGCCCAGGCGCGCAACGTGCCTGCCGCGCAGGTCGTCAAGGTGCCCAAGGGCATCGCGTTCGACGAGGCCGCAGCCTTGATGCTCAAGGGCCTGACGGTGCAGTACCTGTTCCGCCAGACCTATCGTCTGCAGGGCGGCGAGACCATCCTGTTCCATGCCGCGGCCGGCGGCGTCGGGCTGATCGCCTGCCAATGGGCCAAGGCGCTGGGCGTCAAGCTCATCGGCACGGTGTCCAGCCCCGAAAAGGCCGAACTGGCGCGCGCCAACGGCGCCTGGGAAACCATCGATTATTCGCGCGAAAACGTGGTCGAGCGCGTGCTGGAACTGACCGGCGGCAAGAAGGTGCCGGTGGTGTATGACGGCGTGGGCAAGGACACCTGGGAAACCTCGCTGGACTGCATCGAGCCGCGCGGCCTGATGGTCAGCTTCGGCAACGCGTCCGGTCCGGTGGCCGGCGTCAACCTGGCCGTGCTGAACCAGAAGGGCAGCCTGTACGTGACGCGCCCGTCGCTGGGCATCCACGTCAATACGCTGGAAAAACTGCAGTCGGCGTCCGAAGAGCTCTTCGACCTGGTGCTCAAGAAGAAGATCAAGGTTCGCATCGACCAGCGCTATTCGCTGGATCAGGCGGGCGAGGCGCAGACCGCGCTGGCTTCGCGCAAGACGACGGGCGCGACGGTGCTCACGCTGGACTGA
- a CDS encoding epoxyqueuosine reductase QueH, protein MSELVRPKLDLPAGRSKVLMHSCCAPCSGEVMEAMTASGIDYAIYFYNPNIHPVKEYEIRKQENIRFAEKHGIEFIDADYDMDNWFERVKGMEDAPERGERCTACFDMRFERTALYAHEHGFDTITSSLGISRWKDMNQINGCGERAAARYDDLVYWTYNWRKGGGSARMIEISKRENFYQQEYCGCVYSLRDTNRHRRAQGRERIHIGVKFYGKEDLINEEQL, encoded by the coding sequence ATGTCTGAACTCGTCCGCCCCAAACTCGACCTGCCTGCCGGCCGCAGCAAGGTGCTGATGCATTCGTGCTGCGCCCCCTGTTCCGGCGAGGTCATGGAGGCCATGACCGCCTCCGGCATCGATTACGCGATCTACTTCTACAACCCGAACATCCATCCGGTCAAAGAGTACGAAATCCGCAAGCAGGAGAACATCCGCTTCGCTGAAAAGCACGGCATCGAGTTCATCGACGCCGACTACGACATGGACAACTGGTTCGAACGCGTCAAGGGCATGGAAGACGCCCCCGAGCGCGGCGAACGCTGCACGGCGTGCTTCGACATGCGCTTCGAGCGCACGGCGCTGTACGCCCACGAGCACGGTTTCGACACCATCACCAGCTCGCTCGGCATCTCGCGCTGGAAGGACATGAACCAGATCAACGGCTGCGGCGAACGCGCGGCCGCGCGCTACGACGACCTGGTCTACTGGACCTACAACTGGCGCAAGGGCGGCGGCTCGGCCCGCATGATCGAAATCAGCAAGCGCGAGAACTTCTACCAGCAGGAATATTGCGGCTGCGTCTATTCGCTGCGCGACACCAACCGCCATCGCCGCGCGCAGGGCCGCGAACGCATCCACATCGGCGTGAAGTTCTACGGCAAGGAAGACCTCATCAACGAGGAACAGCTCTGA